A genomic segment from Deinococcus sp. YIM 77859 encodes:
- a CDS encoding PQQ-binding-like beta-propeller repeat protein produces MRKSLALAVLTLAGGLAFAQPSTPPTVAWSKDLKVLSSVAITDGGDLVFVGSDARIHRTDAQGAERWNYATGDIGRAHPVITPQGTVIAASYDDQVYALDTAGKLLWNIKLDGDVFASPALRPDGSLIVGTAGGSVTALSPQGQALWTFRVGSPVYSSPAVAADGTIYFGAQNGQLYALAPDGRLKWAFRAGSTVFSSPALDAQGNIYFGSSDRRIYSVAPDGRLRWSRPTGMFVNASPIVTSTGLVVVGSYDGNVYAVRTGGEDAWTYAAGAPVAAAAAELSDGSVIVPDLGGTLHAIAPNGQLLWKISTGKKIDTNVAVSDQGTLYFTTEGGTLNALQKQAPLADGPWTSFRNLPAGWGRALNTQEVQARTAAKRAAAVRAQRPAPVTPPAAPAVPVTPPVPARTPEQLAQAAGQAARVLDGQVYLPLADAAGALGLSVALLTPRTATLALPQSASAPRPTHTVPVRYLNRTAFVALAALADLPGAQVAARRAPAGVAFTLAGRTLAFPVNVPALTPLLKQPEFTPLVRR; encoded by the coding sequence ATGAGGAAATCCCTCGCATTGGCTGTATTGACACTCGCCGGCGGCCTCGCGTTTGCACAGCCGTCCACTCCTCCAACGGTCGCCTGGTCTAAGGACCTGAAGGTGCTCTCCAGCGTCGCCATCACCGATGGGGGTGACCTGGTGTTCGTGGGGAGTGACGCCCGCATTCACCGCACCGACGCACAGGGGGCCGAGAGGTGGAATTACGCCACCGGGGACATCGGGCGCGCGCACCCGGTGATCACCCCGCAGGGCACCGTGATTGCGGCAAGCTATGACGACCAGGTGTACGCGCTCGACACGGCGGGCAAGCTGCTGTGGAACATCAAGCTTGATGGGGACGTGTTTGCCAGCCCCGCCCTACGCCCCGACGGCAGCCTGATCGTGGGAACGGCGGGTGGGAGCGTCACAGCCCTTTCCCCGCAGGGGCAGGCGCTGTGGACCTTTCGGGTGGGTTCACCGGTGTACAGCAGTCCTGCGGTCGCCGCCGACGGCACCATCTACTTTGGGGCACAGAATGGCCAACTGTATGCCCTCGCCCCGGACGGACGGCTGAAGTGGGCCTTCCGAGCCGGTTCGACGGTCTTTAGCAGCCCGGCGCTGGACGCACAGGGGAACATCTACTTCGGGTCGAGTGACCGCCGCATCTACTCTGTCGCGCCCGATGGACGCCTGCGCTGGTCGCGCCCTACGGGGATGTTCGTGAACGCCAGCCCCATCGTCACGAGCACGGGCCTGGTGGTCGTGGGCAGCTATGACGGCAACGTGTACGCGGTGCGCACCGGGGGCGAGGACGCCTGGACGTATGCGGCGGGCGCTCCGGTCGCTGCTGCGGCGGCCGAACTCAGTGACGGCAGCGTGATCGTGCCCGACCTGGGCGGCACCCTGCATGCCATCGCCCCGAATGGGCAGCTCCTGTGGAAAATCAGCACGGGCAAGAAGATCGACACGAATGTCGCCGTGAGTGACCAGGGCACCCTCTACTTCACCACCGAGGGCGGCACCCTGAACGCTCTTCAAAAACAAGCCCCCCTCGCCGATGGCCCCTGGACGAGCTTTCGCAACCTGCCCGCCGGGTGGGGGCGTGCGCTGAACACCCAGGAAGTCCAAGCCCGTACCGCAGCCAAACGCGCGGCTGCCGTACGGGCGCAGCGGCCTGCCCCCGTGACGCCTCCCGCTGCCCCGGCTGTGCCGGTGACGCCGCCCGTCCCGGCTCGGACTCCCGAACAACTCGCGCAGGCCGCTGGCCAGGCCGCGCGCGTCCTCGACGGCCAGGTGTACCTGCCGCTGGCGGACGCAGCCGGAGCGCTGGGCCTTTCCGTCGCGCTCCTGACGCCGCGCACCGCCACACTCGCGCTGCCCCAGTCGGCCAGCGCCCCACGCCCGACCCATACCGTTCCCGTGCGGTACCTCAACCGCACGGCATTTGTGGCCCTGGCGGCGCTCGCCGACCTGCCCGGGGCTCAGGTGGCCGCCCGCCGCGCTCCGGCTGGGGTGGCCTTCACCCTGGCGGGACGTACCCTCGCCTTTCCGGTGAATGTCCCGGCCCTGACGCCGCTGCTGAAGCAGCCCGAATTCACGCCCCTCGTTCGCCGCTGA
- a CDS encoding ABC transporter substrate-binding protein yields the protein MNKFTAAGLLSALALSAAAAAISVKHERGTLDLKAPAQRVVGLEYSFLDTLIALGVRPVGGALGTQGGDRGAPPYLQPLTRNVTSIGSRAQPNLEAILAVKPDLILADAFVHRDLYPQLARLAPTAAFQSRRGSYEDVMQQVLDIGRLVGREAQARQLLRDQAQLLAKAQAFTNRKAPPVVMAVVTEQSVTLHSTESFVGSLIEKLGRKNAVKPQGAQTQYEVTLEGLAALNPATLVLFTGADERPIVREWAKHPLWQKMTAVKRGRVYEFDRDLWTRARGPIALKQMLAQTINSGLLQDRAPTAAYAFRE from the coding sequence ATGAACAAGTTCACTGCTGCCGGCCTGCTTTCTGCTCTTGCCCTCAGCGCTGCCGCCGCTGCCATCTCCGTGAAGCACGAGCGGGGCACCCTCGACCTCAAGGCCCCTGCCCAGCGTGTGGTGGGCCTGGAGTACAGCTTCCTCGACACGCTGATCGCGCTCGGCGTACGCCCGGTGGGCGGGGCCCTGGGCACGCAGGGCGGCGACCGCGGCGCGCCCCCGTACCTCCAGCCGCTTACCCGGAACGTCACCAGCATCGGCTCGCGCGCCCAGCCCAACCTGGAAGCCATCCTGGCGGTCAAGCCCGACTTGATCCTTGCCGATGCCTTTGTGCACAGGGACCTCTACCCGCAGCTCGCGCGCCTCGCGCCCACCGCCGCCTTCCAAAGCCGCCGCGGCAGCTACGAGGACGTGATGCAGCAGGTGCTGGACATCGGCAGGCTGGTTGGCCGCGAGGCCCAGGCCCGCCAGCTTCTGCGGGATCAGGCGCAGCTCCTGGCCAAAGCTCAGGCCTTTACGAACCGGAAGGCCCCCCCCGTGGTGATGGCCGTCGTGACCGAGCAGAGCGTGACCCTGCACTCCACCGAAAGCTTCGTGGGCAGCCTGATCGAGAAGCTGGGCCGCAAGAACGCCGTGAAGCCCCAGGGCGCCCAGACGCAGTACGAGGTGACGCTCGAGGGGCTCGCAGCGCTTAACCCCGCCACCCTGGTGCTGTTTACCGGTGCCGACGAGCGGCCCATCGTGCGCGAGTGGGCCAAACATCCCCTGTGGCAAAAGATGACGGCGGTGAAGCGCGGCCGAGTGTACGAGTTTGACCGCGACCTGTGGACTCGCGCGCGCGGCCCCATCGCCCTGAAGCAGATGCTGGCCCAGACCATCAACTCGGGTCTGCTGCAAGATCGCGCGCCCACGGCAGCCTACGCCTTCCGCGAGTGA
- a CDS encoding FecCD family ABC transporter permease: MSNVVSVGARRTRLLLPALAALLLLVGTVALGVGAVRTPPLEVLRVLAGGGDELARRILIELRLPRVGVAALSGAMFAASGAVMQGVVRNPLASPDLIGVGAGAGLAATVLLLLAPASPPWALPWGAFAGAWAGFALVVGLARTGGGLSPVRLALIGVAVGAALNAAQQLVIVRAPDGVASALAFLAGTIYGADAARFARLLPWAAVLLPASLLLTRRLDVLAFGESVAASLGTRVDLARGVALTVAVGLAAAAVTGSGILGFVGLLAPHLARLLVGGLHGRLLPVAMLLGALLVLLADTLGRTLLPPLEVPAGILTTLVGAPYFLWLLRQQRRPL; this comes from the coding sequence GTGTCGAACGTGGTCTCTGTGGGTGCCCGCCGTACTCGGCTGCTGCTGCCCGCCCTGGCGGCGCTGCTTCTGCTCGTGGGAACGGTCGCGCTCGGTGTGGGGGCGGTCCGCACACCCCCCCTGGAGGTGCTGCGCGTCCTCGCCGGCGGTGGGGACGAGCTGGCTCGGCGCATCTTGATCGAGCTGCGCCTGCCGCGCGTCGGCGTTGCGGCGCTGTCCGGTGCGATGTTCGCCGCGAGCGGCGCGGTGATGCAGGGGGTGGTTCGTAACCCGCTTGCCAGCCCCGACCTGATCGGTGTGGGGGCCGGAGCGGGCCTGGCGGCCACCGTCCTGCTGCTGCTCGCGCCCGCGTCTCCCCCCTGGGCCCTGCCCTGGGGCGCCTTTGCTGGGGCTTGGGCGGGCTTTGCGCTCGTCGTGGGGCTCGCGCGTACGGGGGGAGGTCTGAGCCCGGTCCGGCTGGCCCTGATTGGGGTGGCGGTTGGTGCGGCCCTGAATGCCGCGCAGCAGCTTGTCATCGTTCGCGCCCCGGACGGCGTGGCAAGCGCGTTGGCCTTTTTGGCGGGCACGATCTACGGGGCGGATGCCGCGCGCTTTGCTCGGCTGTTGCCCTGGGCGGCGGTGCTGCTGCCCGCCAGCCTGCTGCTCACCCGGCGGCTGGATGTTCTTGCGTTTGGCGAGAGCGTGGCGGCCTCGCTGGGGACTCGGGTGGACCTGGCAAGGGGAGTGGCCCTCACGGTCGCGGTGGGCCTCGCTGCGGCCGCCGTCACCGGCAGCGGGATCTTGGGCTTTGTCGGCCTGCTGGCTCCGCACCTCGCCCGGCTGCTGGTGGGCGGTCTGCATGGCCGTCTGCTCCCCGTCGCCATGCTGCTCGGTGCCCTGCTCGTCCTGCTGGCGGATACCCTGGGCCGCACGCTGCTGCCCCCCCTCGAAGTGCCTGCGGGGATCTTGACCACCCTGGTGGGCGCGCCCTACTTCCTCTGGCTGCTGCGGCAGCAACGCCGCCCCCTCTGA
- a CDS encoding bifunctional diguanylate cyclase/phosphodiesterase has protein sequence MNRPGALRRTPRFLLGLLVLALGVALLSVLLALLGVPVSGWASGWLPLLISLLSAVCFWWAAAQAPEEHRPHWRLCALGLTAWWLGDVVFLLYRELTPAGEPPFPSWADLWYTLFAPLMTLGLYRLLRPAAGPARTRLLLDISVVVITVFVLLWHFVYAETFVTAQRSLAGLLVNLSYPLQDALMVSLVLLVLFQERVPLPPAALAWLGVGAGANFVADVAYAALLPEAWSVTNQVMDGVFALGLIGLALAAVLGVGWPGEWRAALPQHAVALSPYLAILICFTLLGAQELGFTLRTYGDLLGTALVTLVVVGRQNFILRENLHLTAELERRATHDPLTGLPNRRLLETRLEEALARARHTGEHVAVLFLDLDRFKAVNDSLGHAAGDELLVAVAGVLRRALRPEDTLARQGGDEFIVVLPGLSGPQEADRYARQLLESLRIPLQLGSRSLVITASVGLAVFPRDGTDSVTLQRHADAAMYTVKARGRNGQERFRPEMTVTGQVLDLEQGLRRALGAGEFELYYQPQVHAVRGVVGVEALLRWRRGDERISPGCFIPLAEETGLIVPIGTWVLHEACRQLAAWRASGLRLERVAVNVSARQFAAPDFLDEVHRALREAGLVPADLELELTESAVLHDVPLAVRQLTHLRRLGMHVAVDDFGTGQSSLGLLRHVPADVLKIDRSFVANLGASEESTALVRVVVAFAHTLGLDVIAEGVETEEQWAALRALGCATAQGYAFLPPRPAAELEAWLRRQPSSSR, from the coding sequence ATGAACAGGCCAGGCGCACTTCGGCGCACCCCCCGGTTTCTGCTGGGGCTGCTGGTGTTGGCACTGGGGGTGGCCCTGCTCTCGGTGCTGCTCGCCCTCCTGGGTGTGCCGGTGTCGGGGTGGGCTTCCGGCTGGCTGCCCCTGCTGATCAGCCTGCTGAGCGCGGTGTGTTTCTGGTGGGCAGCGGCCCAGGCCCCAGAGGAGCACCGGCCCCACTGGCGGCTGTGCGCCCTGGGTCTGACGGCCTGGTGGTTGGGGGATGTGGTCTTCCTGCTGTACCGGGAGCTCACGCCCGCAGGGGAGCCGCCCTTCCCCTCCTGGGCGGACCTCTGGTACACGCTGTTTGCGCCGCTCATGACCCTGGGCCTCTACCGCCTGCTGCGTCCGGCTGCGGGACCGGCGCGAACACGGCTGCTGCTGGACATCAGCGTTGTGGTGATCACCGTCTTTGTGCTCCTGTGGCACTTCGTCTACGCCGAGACCTTTGTCACCGCCCAGCGCAGCCTGGCCGGGCTGCTGGTCAACCTGAGCTACCCCTTGCAGGACGCGCTGATGGTCAGCCTGGTGCTGCTGGTCCTCTTTCAGGAACGCGTGCCGCTGCCGCCCGCGGCCCTGGCGTGGCTGGGCGTCGGCGCGGGGGCGAACTTCGTGGCCGACGTGGCGTACGCGGCCCTGCTGCCGGAAGCGTGGAGCGTGACCAACCAGGTCATGGACGGTGTGTTTGCCCTGGGGTTGATCGGCTTGGCGCTGGCGGCAGTTCTCGGCGTGGGCTGGCCGGGGGAGTGGCGGGCAGCTTTGCCGCAGCACGCCGTCGCCCTGAGCCCCTACCTCGCAATCCTGATCTGCTTCACGCTCCTGGGAGCGCAGGAACTCGGCTTCACGCTGCGGACCTACGGAGACCTCCTGGGAACCGCCCTGGTGACCCTGGTGGTGGTCGGGCGGCAGAATTTCATCCTGCGCGAGAACCTGCACCTCACGGCAGAACTGGAACGGCGGGCCACCCACGATCCCCTCACCGGCCTGCCCAACCGCCGCCTGCTCGAAACCCGTCTGGAAGAGGCTCTGGCGCGGGCGCGGCACACCGGCGAGCACGTGGCGGTGCTCTTTCTCGACCTCGACCGCTTCAAGGCGGTCAATGACAGCCTGGGGCATGCGGCTGGGGACGAGCTGTTGGTCGCGGTGGCGGGCGTCTTGCGGCGGGCCCTGCGCCCCGAAGACACGCTGGCCCGTCAGGGCGGTGACGAATTCATCGTGGTGCTGCCTGGCCTCTCCGGGCCCCAGGAGGCAGACCGGTATGCGCGGCAGCTGCTGGAGAGCCTGCGCATCCCGCTGCAGCTGGGAAGCCGCTCCCTGGTGATCACGGCCAGCGTGGGACTGGCTGTCTTTCCCCGGGACGGCACCGACAGCGTCACCCTGCAACGGCACGCGGACGCCGCGATGTACACCGTCAAGGCCCGTGGCCGCAACGGTCAGGAACGGTTCCGGCCGGAGATGACCGTCACGGGACAGGTGCTCGACCTCGAACAGGGGTTGCGCCGCGCCCTGGGTGCAGGCGAGTTCGAACTGTACTATCAGCCGCAGGTGCACGCGGTGCGGGGGGTGGTGGGCGTCGAGGCCCTGCTGCGCTGGCGGCGGGGGGACGAACGGATCTCGCCCGGCTGCTTTATCCCGCTGGCAGAGGAAACCGGCCTGATTGTGCCCATCGGCACCTGGGTGCTGCACGAGGCGTGCCGTCAGCTGGCGGCCTGGCGGGCCTCGGGGCTGAGGTTGGAACGCGTTGCGGTCAACGTCTCGGCGCGGCAATTCGCCGCGCCCGATTTCCTGGACGAGGTGCACCGCGCCCTGAGGGAGGCGGGGCTGGTTCCGGCCGACCTCGAGCTCGAATTGACCGAGAGTGCTGTGCTGCACGACGTGCCGCTGGCCGTGCGGCAGCTCACGCACCTGCGCCGTCTGGGCATGCATGTCGCCGTCGACGATTTCGGCACGGGGCAGTCCTCGCTGGGGCTCTTGCGCCACGTGCCCGCCGACGTGCTGAAAATCGACCGCTCCTTTGTGGCCAACCTGGGCGCGTCCGAGGAGAGTACGGCCCTGGTGCGGGTGGTGGTGGCGTTTGCCCATACCCTGGGGCTCGACGTGATCGCCGAAGGGGTCGAGACCGAAGAGCAGTGGGCCGCTCTGCGCGCCCTGGGCTGCGCGACTGCCCAGGGCTACGCCTTTTTGCCTCCCCGTCCGGCCGCTGAACTCGAAGCCTGGCTGCGCCGCCAGCCGTCAAGCTCACGCTGA
- a CDS encoding ABC transporter substrate-binding protein, with translation MPRFPVWLSALSLLTLLPTALAQPGPCAGRVIEHALGETCVPKSPKRVVVLDTGELDSVLALGVKPVGAVTALGTGFPGYLKGRTGGIADVGTIQQPSLEKILALKPDLILSSKLRHGNIYPQLSRIAPTVMAESVGVVWKENLKLNARALGREAQAQKLLTNYAARLKKLQVRVDRNTTTVSIVRFVPGQVRLMQQANFIGTILADAGLKRPASQRQNTFMEVATPERIPAMDGSFLFYSTYGPAEATDLHQYLKSPLWARLSAVKSGRAIPVNDDVWFLGIGILAANLVLDDLEKYLGNP, from the coding sequence ATGCCCCGATTCCCTGTGTGGCTCAGCGCCCTGTCCCTGCTCACCCTCCTCCCCACCGCGCTCGCCCAGCCCGGTCCCTGCGCGGGCCGCGTGATCGAACACGCGCTGGGGGAAACCTGTGTGCCCAAGTCCCCCAAGCGCGTGGTGGTGCTGGATACCGGCGAACTCGACAGCGTGCTCGCGCTGGGGGTCAAACCCGTCGGAGCGGTCACCGCGCTGGGCACGGGATTTCCGGGCTACCTGAAGGGCCGGACGGGCGGCATCGCCGACGTGGGCACCATTCAGCAGCCCAGCCTGGAAAAGATCCTGGCCCTGAAGCCGGACCTGATTCTGAGCAGCAAGCTCCGGCATGGCAACATCTACCCGCAGCTGTCGCGCATCGCGCCCACGGTGATGGCCGAAAGCGTGGGGGTCGTCTGGAAGGAGAACCTCAAGCTCAACGCCCGCGCGCTGGGCCGGGAGGCGCAGGCGCAAAAGCTCCTCACGAACTACGCCGCGCGGCTTAAAAAGCTTCAGGTGAGGGTAGACCGCAACACCACCACCGTCTCCATCGTGCGCTTCGTGCCCGGACAGGTTCGGCTGATGCAGCAGGCGAACTTCATCGGGACGATCCTGGCGGATGCCGGGCTCAAGCGGCCCGCCTCGCAGCGCCAGAACACCTTTATGGAGGTGGCCACGCCGGAGCGCATTCCGGCTATGGACGGCAGTTTCCTCTTCTACAGCACCTACGGCCCCGCCGAGGCGACCGACCTGCACCAGTACCTGAAAAGCCCGCTGTGGGCACGGCTGAGCGCGGTGAAGAGCGGGCGGGCCATCCCGGTCAACGACGACGTTTGGTTCCTGGGGATCGGGATTCTGGCGGCCAATCTGGTGCTGGACGATCTGGAAAAGTAC